AGCTCAAGCTGGACGCCAGGGAAGGCCTGCTCATTGTGGATGTGGATCAGAACAAACCCGCCGCGGAAGCGGATCTGCGCCCCGGCGACGTTATCCTTAAGGCCAACCTCAAACCGGTCAGCAGCGCCCAGGCCTTGTCGCAGATCGTCAACGACGAAGGCCTCAAGCGTGGGGCCGTTATGCTCCAGATTTCCCGTCGCGGAGACGTCTACTTCCGCACGGTGACGCTGGGCAAATAAGCGCATCATTCTTTTGCTGCGGGCAACCTGCAGCGTCCACAGGGGCATCCCTTGACGGGGTGCCCCTGTTTTTCTATTATATCACATCGTTATTTTTATTTTTGTCGCGGCGCACGCAGGCCTGCGGCGGCAGGGAAAAACATGAGCGAGCGCATTCTGGTGCTGGGCGGCGGGTATCTGAGCGCGGCGCTGCAGAACCTTGGCATGCAGGCGGTCACTGTGGGGCCGGGGGCCGGAGCGCACGGCGGCATAGAGCTGGACCATCCGGTCATGACGGCGCGGCTTCTGCACCTGCTGGCCGCCCAGGGATTTGTTCCGGATGCGCTTTTCTATGCGGACAACGGCAACCTGCCCCTGCTGTTGAACCCGGAAGACTTCCCTTGCCCCAGCGCATTCTATTCCATCGATACCTATTGCAATCCCTGGCACGTCCCCTACGCCCGCGGTTTTGACCTGGCCCTGGCGGCGCAGAAGGACCACCTCCCGCTTTTTGCGGACGAAAGCCGGTGCTGTCGCTGGCTGCCCTTGTTCTATCCTGGGGCGCTTCCTTCGTCCGTGCCGCCCTGGGCGGGCAGGGACGTGCCGGTCTCCTTTGTGGGCACCCTGGGGCACAAGAACAATCCGGACCGTCGGCCGTTTTTGGAGCGCTTCAGGCGGCAGCACCCTTTGGTTTGCCGCAGCGGCGACTACCGGCCGCTTTTTGCGCGCA
The genomic region above belongs to Desulfovibrio legallii and contains:
- a CDS encoding glycosyltransferase family protein, producing the protein MSERILVLGGGYLSAALQNLGMQAVTVGPGAGAHGGIELDHPVMTARLLHLLAAQGFVPDALFYADNGNLPLLLNPEDFPCPSAFYSIDTYCNPWHVPYARGFDLALAAQKDHLPLFADESRCCRWLPLFYPGALPSSVPPWAGRDVPVSFVGTLGHKNNPDRRPFLERFRRQHPLVCRSGDYRPLFARSRIVLNQTAFSEVNFRVFEAMAWGAALLMERCGNGLTELFRPGENILPVYPRNDAAAAARTAAVALAAPERLERVAAAGRKLVAERHSASARARTLTALLGQARKAGLWRLRLKEEHEACRRAVRTAFAMLAGELAGPALRPHAAFFARFAGA